The genomic interval TTTCCATTGAATGCCGCGTTCATTAATTAAATTTAAAGTATCGGATAATTTAGGTAACATTAAATTGATGGTAAAGTCCCGAAGTAAGATTGGAATTGCCGTATTATTAATATCCTGAGAAGTTAAAGCAAAATGTATGTATTCTTTTAAGGATGCTAATTGAATTGTTTCAAATTGTTGTTTAAGAAAATATTCGACAGCTTTAACATCATGATTTGTTATTTTCTCTATTTCTTTTATTTGTTCAGCATCAGAAATTGAAAATGCGGATACAATATTTCTTAGTTTTTCTTTTTCGGTTGAATTTAATGTATTACTTATCGGGAGCGTATCCAGGAGGTGTATAAAATACTCAATTTCTACATAGAGCCTGTATTTAATAAGTCCGTACTCCGAAAAATAAGGACTTAATTCATGAAGTTTATTTTGATATCTTCCATCTAATGGAGAAATTGCTGTAAGCATATACTGAAAAATTAAATTGTCTGTTTTTGATATTTGAATTTACGGGTAAGCCAATAAATTAATAAAATATGAAGTAATCCAAATATTTGAAAACCTACTAAATGCATAGGGTAAGGCCTTAGGATCATAGGATTGTTTGCAATAGGAGCGCGCATTAAATAGATATAATTTGAATCTAAAACGAGATTAATGAAATAGACACAAATTAAAATGAAGTTTCCAAAAAGAAAAACGCGTAACCAGGAGCCAGTTCTCGGAACCATTTTTAAAACAAAATAACCATATAAGGGTACGAATATAATGGCAGCATGACTGAAATAAAAATCAACCAAAAAATAAGGTGAAAAACCATGGGTCAATTCCGGTGTAATTAAACTTTGAATAGCACCAGCTAAACTAAGCATAATCAGAAATTCAAATAAAAAGGCACTGGGTTTTAATAAAAAGATGATTAAAAAAATATAGGAAATATTACATAAATGAAACGGTAAGGAATCTTGAATTGTAAACTGACCTTGTTGGATAGTATAAGCAAACAAATAGATTTCACGAATGATAAAAACACCTGCGAGGGCACGTCGATAATTCATTTCAAAACCTTTTCGCATGGCGTATTGTCCAAACCATAACAAGGTACTAAATACAAGGACGCTTAAGACAATTCCCCAAATCCAGAACTCAGATAAAATTGGAACTACATAATGTTCTTGCATAGATTTTATTTAATGAAGCGCTGGCCTGATTTCAAGATTGCGAACAATTTCTGATTCTATGTCAATCCACCGTGCTAATCGAGGATACACCTGGGTTTCAGGAAAATAGTGCAATGCCATTTTAACATATAGGTGTCCGTGTTTAGCTTCTGAAGTCCAAAGCATTTTGTAAAAGGATTTGAGCTCACCGGAGTCCAAATGTTCAGACACTAATTTAAATCGTTCTGCACCTCTGGTTTCAGCAACGGAGGCGATTAATAAACGATCTAAAAATCGTTCATTAACCCCTGAATGGGCTTCCTTAATCAAAGCTTTTATATATGGATCCTCACCCATACCGGATGGAAGTTGAATTTTTCTGCTCTCCATAAGTTTGTAGACAAGTTGAAAATGCTCTAATTCTTCAAGTGCAGTCTCAATTAGCGCTGGAATAATTTCAATTCGGTTTGGATATTTAGCTATAAAGCTTAAGGCCATTGCGGATGCTTTGCGCTCGCAATCAGCGTGATCCTGAAGAAAACGATCAAAAGAAGTAATAACGGATTTAATCCAGGCTTCAGGACTCGGAAATTTAATATCTAAATTGAGCTTCAATAGATTCTATTCAAATTAACTAGCCGAAAACATAAAATACATTAAAAGCATTAAGACGACAGCAACAGCAATCAATATGTAAAAGAAGTTTTTTTCGCTTTTCTTTGATTCTGTTTTGCTAGGTTTATGTGGATGGGTCATAACAAGGTTTTAGTTTTGCTCAAATTTATAAACTATTTCTGTCAAAAGTTTATGCCCTTTATTGATATTTCCTTAAAAAGTCAATTACCCGCTCATCTGTTCGGATATCTTTCCAGCTTAAAGCTTGCTTTAAAACGATGCCTTCCAGGGACTTGCACCTGCTGAGCGCTACATAAGCTTGCCCATGTTCGAAAGCTCCACGGCCAAAATCAATTATAATTTTCTCAAAGGTTTTACCTTGGCTTTTGTGAATTGTAATAGCCCAGGCAAGTCGTACAGGAAACTGACTAAACGTTCCAATAACTTCAGTCTTTAACTCTGCATTTTTACCAGAACTCATTTTGTAACGAATAATTTCCCATACAAATCGTTCAATTTCAAGAGGCTTTGATTCATTTTCAAGCAGTATTTGAATGGTCTTGTCATTTAATTTAATAACCACCCCTAAACTGCCATTGACAAAGCGCTTGTTTGGATCATTGCGAACCAACATAATTTGTGCACCTTCTTTTAAAACCATATGTTCTTCAACCGGATATTGGTTTGCAAGAACTTGACCTGTTATATGTGCAGTATATATTTTACTTTCAGTGGAAAGTTGATTTAATCGGTTTGTGTTTATAAAATTTGCAGACTGATTGGTGCTTGTCAATGTCAGTATTAAATGATCCTGTTCTATGAATTGATTATGGAAACAGGTCGTATTAATTTCAAGCAATTCTTCTTCGTCAATAGTATTCATCCTGATTTTTTCAAGAAGTTTGATAAACATTGGATTTGATTGACGAAAGACCTGCCCCAATTCTATTAATTCAAAATTTTTCAATTGTTTAAAAACGGTAGCAGAAAAAAAATACGGGCTTGCATATTTTGTTGAAAAATATTCTTTCTCATAGGCTGTACTTACCACAGGTGGGAGCTGAAACAAATCTCCAGTCCAAAGCATAGCCTTGCCGCCAAAGGGCTCATCCAGCATTGCAGATTGGCGTAAAAGTTGATCTATATGGTCCAGAATATCT from Saprospiraceae bacterium carries:
- a CDS encoding TIGR02206 family membrane protein; amino-acid sequence: MQEHYVVPILSEFWIWGIVLSVLVFSTLLWFGQYAMRKGFEMNYRRALAGVFIIREIYLFAYTIQQGQFTIQDSLPFHLCNISYIFLIIFLLKPSAFLFEFLIMLSLAGAIQSLITPELTHGFSPYFLVDFYFSHAAIIFVPLYGYFVLKMVPRTGSWLRVFLFGNFILICVYFINLVLDSNYIYLMRAPIANNPMILRPYPMHLVGFQIFGLLHILLIYWLTRKFKYQKQTI
- a CDS encoding tRNA-(ms[2]io[6]A)-hydroxylase, whose translation is MKLNLDIKFPSPEAWIKSVITSFDRFLQDHADCERKASAMALSFIAKYPNRIEIIPALIETALEELEHFQLVYKLMESRKIQLPSGMGEDPYIKALIKEAHSGVNERFLDRLLIASVAETRGAERFKLVSEHLDSGELKSFYKMLWTSEAKHGHLYVKMALHYFPETQVYPRLARWIDIESEIVRNLEIRPALH
- a CDS encoding AAA family ATPase, with product MAVETPFILSDEHHYALDQIDHLKGCLFITGKAGTGKSTLIQLFRKLSEKKVIFLAPTGVAAVQIKGQTIHSFFKFPPSWISKQDYKLIPKNLLDKIDLIFIDEISMVRADILDHIDQLLRQSAMLDEPFGGKAMLWTGDLFQLPPVVSTAYEKEYFSTKYASPYFFSATVFKQLKNFELIELGQVFRQSNPMFIKLLEKIRMNTIDEEELLEINTTCFHNQFIEQDHLILTLTSTNQSANFINTNRLNQLSTESKIYTAHITGQVLANQYPVEEHMVLKEGAQIMLVRNDPNKRFVNGSLGVVIKLNDKTIQILLENESKPLEIERFVWEIIRYKMSSGKNAELKTEVIGTFSQFPVRLAWAITIHKSQGKTFEKIIIDFGRGAFEHGQAYVALSRCKSLEGIVLKQALSWKDIRTDERVIDFLRKYQ